The following are encoded in a window of Anoplopoma fimbria isolate UVic2021 breed Golden Eagle Sablefish chromosome 3, Afim_UVic_2022, whole genome shotgun sequence genomic DNA:
- the mrps14 gene encoding 28S ribosomal protein S14, mitochondrial: protein MAAHRIACLGLNALYSTVYAPKQALRSCWGAVEQVRGYYVDWRMLRDVKRRQMAFDYADERLRMNALRKNTILPKELQEVADKEIATLPRDSCPVRIRNRCVMTSRPRGVKRRWRLSRIVFRHLADHNQMSGILRARW from the exons ATGGCAGCCCACAGGATAGCATGTTTAGGGTTAAATGCCCTTTATTCTACTGTCTACGCCCCAAAGCAG GCCCTGAGGAGCTGCTGGGGGGCGGTGGAGCAGGTGAGGGGTTACTATGTGGACTGGAGGATGCTTAGGGACGTAAAGAGAAGACAGATGGCTTTTGACTATGCTGATGAGCGGTTACGGATGAATGCACTGAGGAAGAACACCATCCTACCCAAAGAGCTTCAG gaGGTGGCAGATAAAGAAATTGCAACATTACCAAGGGACAGCTGTCCTGTGAGAATACGCAACAGGTGTGTGATGACATCCAGACCTCGGGGGGTGAAGCGGAGGTGGCGCCTGAGCCGAATTGTTTTCCGTCATTTGGCTGATCACAACCAGATGTCTGGGATTCTGAGGGCAAGGTGGTGA
- the cacybp gene encoding calcyclin-binding protein, which translates to MDITEQINQLEADFAELGSLLEKAERNRVQEVLKQEQKKVEKELAAKRQLKEKQARKEADPSAASKAAYTVKINNYAWDQSEKFVKIYLTLKDVHKIPSENVEVNFTERSFSVLVKDLDGKNHQMTILNLLYPIDEKESYKKIKTDMILVMCKKQTTKKWDCLTTVEKQTKEKDKPSVDENADPSDGLMNMLKKIYSEGDDEMKRTINKAWSESQEKKVRGGGGDDMMDL; encoded by the exons ATGGATATAACCGAACAG ATCAACCAGCTGGAGGCAGATTTTGCGGAGCTGGGGTCACTCTTGGAGAAGGCAGAGAGAAATAGAGTGCAGGAGGTGCTGAAGCAGGAGCAGAAGAAGGTGGAGAAGGAGCTCGCAGCCAAACGTCAACTAAAGGAGAAACAAGCCAGGAAAGAGGCAGACCCATCTGCTGCCTCTAAAGCAGCATACACAGTCAAGATCAACAACTATG CCTGGGACCAGTCAGAGAAATTCGTCAAAATATACCTTACATTGAAGGATGTGCACAAAATTCCATCAGAAAATGTGGAGGTCAACTTTACAGAAAG GTCTTTTTCTGTGTTGGTAAAGGATCTTGATGGGAAAAACCATCAGATGACAATTCTCAACCTGTTGTATCCAATTGATGAAAAGGAGAGCTATAAAAAG ataaaaacagacaTGATCCTGGTCATGTGCAAGAAGCAGACAACAAAGAAGTGGGACTGTCTAACAACGGTGGAAAAGCAGACTAAAGAGAAAGA TAAACCCAGTGTTGATGAGAATGCAGACCCCAGCGATGGTCTGATGAACATGCTGAAGAAGATTTACTCAGAGGGAGACGACGAGATGAAGAGAACCATCAACAAAGCCTGGTCAGAGTCCCAAGAGAAGAAAgttcgaggaggaggaggagacgacatGATGGACCTCTAA